A genomic stretch from Taeniopygia guttata chromosome 9, bTaeGut7.mat, whole genome shotgun sequence includes:
- the NME9 gene encoding thioredoxin domain-containing protein 6 isoform X2 translates to MAAKKKEVVLQINITSQELWEEVLCLKGLIVVDVFQAWCGPCKPVVNLFQKIKNEVGSNLLHFAVAEVDSIDALEKYRGQCEPVFLFYTGGELVAVVRGADAPLLQKTILKQLAGERKRGGEPMVVPDRAFSRDQGSTAPLQEEQQQGLTG, encoded by the exons ATGGCTGCAAAGAAAAAGGAGGTAGTGCTACAG ATTAACATTACTAGCCAGGAGCTTTGGGAAGAAGTGCTTTGTCTCAAAGGACTCATTG TTGTTGATGTGTTTCAAGCCTGGTGTGGCCCGTGCAAACCAGTAGTGAATCTGTTCCAAAAAATCAAGAATGAAGTTGGCAGTAATCTCCTGCATTTTGCTGTG GCTGAAGTTGATTCCATTGATGCTCTGGAAAAATACAGAGGACAATGTGAGCCCGTCTTTCTTTTTTATACA GGAGGAGAATTAGTGGCTGTTGTAAGAGGAGCAGATGCACCATTGCTGCAGAAGACCATCCTGAAACAGCTGGCAGGGGAAAGGAAGCGTGGAGGAGAGCCCATGGTG GTGCCAGACAGAGCCTTCTCCAGAGACCAGGGAAGCACAGCCCCCCTTCAGGAGGAACAACAGCAAGGACTAACAG GCTGA
- the NME9 gene encoding thioredoxin domain-containing protein 6 isoform X1 — translation MNYCGFYCVFQFSTQINITSQELWEEVLCLKGLIVVDVFQAWCGPCKPVVNLFQKIKNEVGSNLLHFAVAEVDSIDALEKYRGQCEPVFLFYTGGELVAVVRGADAPLLQKTILKQLAGERKRGGEPMVVPDRAFSRDQGSTAPLQEEQQQGLTG, via the exons ATGAATTACTGTGGCTTTTACTGTGTTTTTCAATTTTCCACACAGATTAACATTACTAGCCAGGAGCTTTGGGAAGAAGTGCTTTGTCTCAAAGGACTCATTG TTGTTGATGTGTTTCAAGCCTGGTGTGGCCCGTGCAAACCAGTAGTGAATCTGTTCCAAAAAATCAAGAATGAAGTTGGCAGTAATCTCCTGCATTTTGCTGTG GCTGAAGTTGATTCCATTGATGCTCTGGAAAAATACAGAGGACAATGTGAGCCCGTCTTTCTTTTTTATACA GGAGGAGAATTAGTGGCTGTTGTAAGAGGAGCAGATGCACCATTGCTGCAGAAGACCATCCTGAAACAGCTGGCAGGGGAAAGGAAGCGTGGAGGAGAGCCCATGGTG GTGCCAGACAGAGCCTTCTCCAGAGACCAGGGAAGCACAGCCCCCCTTCAGGAGGAACAACAGCAAGGACTAACAG GCTGA